The Odocoileus virginianus isolate 20LAN1187 ecotype Illinois chromosome 27, Ovbor_1.2, whole genome shotgun sequence genome has a window encoding:
- the TFAP2A gene encoding transcription factor AP-2-alpha isoform X1 — protein MKMLWKLTDNIKYEDCEDRHDGASNGTARLPQLGTVGQSPYTSAPPLSHTPNADFQPPYFPPPYQPIYPQSQDPYSHVNDPYSLNPLHAQPQPQHPGWPGQRQSQESGLLHTHRGLPHQLSGLDPRRDYRRHEDLLHGPHGLGSGLGDLPIHSLPHAIEDVPHVEDPGINIPDQTVIKKGPVSLSKSNSNAVSAIPINKDNLFGGVVNPNEVFCSVPGRLSLLSSTSKYKVTVAEVQRRLSPPECLNASLLGGVLRRAKSKNGGRSLREKLDKIGLNLPAGRRKAANVTLLTSLVEGEAVHLARDFGYVCETEFPAKAVAEFLNRQHSDPNEQVTRKNMLLATKQICKEFTDLLAQDRSPLGNSRPNPILEPGIQSCLTHFNLISHGFGSPAVCAAVTALQNYLTEALKAMDKMYLSNNPNSHTDNSAKSSDKEEKHRK, from the exons GACCGTCACGACGGCGCCAGCAACGGGACGGCACGGTTGCCCCAGCTGGGCACTGTAGGTCAATCTCCCTACACGAGCGCCCCGCCGCTGTCCCATACCCCCAATGCCGACTTCCAGCCCCCCTACTTCCCCCCGCCCTACCAGCCTATCTACCCCCAGTCGCAAGATCCTTACTCCCACGTCAACGACCCCTACAGCCTGAACCCCCTGCACGCCCAGCCGCAGCCGCAGCACCCGGGCTGGCCGGgtcagaggcagagccaggagtcTGGGCTCCTGCACACGCACCGGGGGCTGCCCCACCAGCTGTCGGGCCTGGATCCTCGAAGGGACTACCGGCGGCACGAGGACCTCCTGCACGGCCCCCACGGGCTTGGCTCCGGACTCGGAGACCTCCCGATCCACTCCTTACCTCACGCCATCGAGGACGTGCCG catgtagaAGACCCGGGTATTAACATCCCAGATCAAACTGTAATTAAGAAAG GCCCCGTGTCCCTGTCCAAGTCCAACAGCAACGCCGTCTCCGCCATCCCCATCAACAAGGACAACCTCTTCGGCGGCGTCGTGAACCCCAACGAAGTCTTCTGTTCAGTTCCGGGTCGCCTCTCGCTCCTCAGCTCCACCTCGAAGTACAAGGTCACGGTGGCGGAAGTACAGCGGCGCCTCTCACCGCCCGAGTGTCTCAACGCTTCGCTGCTGGGCGGAGTGCTGAGGAG GGCGAAGTCTAAAAATGGAGGAAGATCTTTAAGAGAAAAACTGGACAAAATAGGATTAAATCTGCCAGCAGGGAGGCGTAAAGCTGCCAATGTCACCCTGCTCACATCACTAGTAGAGG GAGAAGCTGTCCACCTAGCCAGGGACTTTGGGTATGTGTGTGAAACCGAATTTCCTGCCAAAGCAGTAGCTGAATTTCTCAACCGACAACATTCCGATCCCAATGAGCAAGTGACAAGAAAAAACATGCTTCTGGCTACAAA ACAGATCTGCAAGGAGTTCACCGACCTGCTGGCCCAGGACCGATCGCCCCTGGGGAACTCGCGGCCCAACCCCATCCTGGAGCCGGGCATCCAGAGCTGTTTGACCCACTTCAACCTCATCTCCCACGGCTTCGGCAGCCCGGCGGTGTGCGCCGCGGTCACGGCCCTGCAGAACTATCTCACCGAGGCCCTCAAGGCCATGGACAAAATGTACCTCAGCAACAACCCCAACAGCCACACGGACAACAGCGCCAAAAGCAGTGACAAAGAGGAGAAACACAGAAAGTGA
- the TFAP2A gene encoding transcription factor AP-2-alpha isoform X2: MLVHSFSAMDRHDGASNGTARLPQLGTVGQSPYTSAPPLSHTPNADFQPPYFPPPYQPIYPQSQDPYSHVNDPYSLNPLHAQPQPQHPGWPGQRQSQESGLLHTHRGLPHQLSGLDPRRDYRRHEDLLHGPHGLGSGLGDLPIHSLPHAIEDVPHVEDPGINIPDQTVIKKGPVSLSKSNSNAVSAIPINKDNLFGGVVNPNEVFCSVPGRLSLLSSTSKYKVTVAEVQRRLSPPECLNASLLGGVLRRAKSKNGGRSLREKLDKIGLNLPAGRRKAANVTLLTSLVEGEAVHLARDFGYVCETEFPAKAVAEFLNRQHSDPNEQVTRKNMLLATKQICKEFTDLLAQDRSPLGNSRPNPILEPGIQSCLTHFNLISHGFGSPAVCAAVTALQNYLTEALKAMDKMYLSNNPNSHTDNSAKSSDKEEKHRK; this comes from the exons GACCGTCACGACGGCGCCAGCAACGGGACGGCACGGTTGCCCCAGCTGGGCACTGTAGGTCAATCTCCCTACACGAGCGCCCCGCCGCTGTCCCATACCCCCAATGCCGACTTCCAGCCCCCCTACTTCCCCCCGCCCTACCAGCCTATCTACCCCCAGTCGCAAGATCCTTACTCCCACGTCAACGACCCCTACAGCCTGAACCCCCTGCACGCCCAGCCGCAGCCGCAGCACCCGGGCTGGCCGGgtcagaggcagagccaggagtcTGGGCTCCTGCACACGCACCGGGGGCTGCCCCACCAGCTGTCGGGCCTGGATCCTCGAAGGGACTACCGGCGGCACGAGGACCTCCTGCACGGCCCCCACGGGCTTGGCTCCGGACTCGGAGACCTCCCGATCCACTCCTTACCTCACGCCATCGAGGACGTGCCG catgtagaAGACCCGGGTATTAACATCCCAGATCAAACTGTAATTAAGAAAG GCCCCGTGTCCCTGTCCAAGTCCAACAGCAACGCCGTCTCCGCCATCCCCATCAACAAGGACAACCTCTTCGGCGGCGTCGTGAACCCCAACGAAGTCTTCTGTTCAGTTCCGGGTCGCCTCTCGCTCCTCAGCTCCACCTCGAAGTACAAGGTCACGGTGGCGGAAGTACAGCGGCGCCTCTCACCGCCCGAGTGTCTCAACGCTTCGCTGCTGGGCGGAGTGCTGAGGAG GGCGAAGTCTAAAAATGGAGGAAGATCTTTAAGAGAAAAACTGGACAAAATAGGATTAAATCTGCCAGCAGGGAGGCGTAAAGCTGCCAATGTCACCCTGCTCACATCACTAGTAGAGG GAGAAGCTGTCCACCTAGCCAGGGACTTTGGGTATGTGTGTGAAACCGAATTTCCTGCCAAAGCAGTAGCTGAATTTCTCAACCGACAACATTCCGATCCCAATGAGCAAGTGACAAGAAAAAACATGCTTCTGGCTACAAA ACAGATCTGCAAGGAGTTCACCGACCTGCTGGCCCAGGACCGATCGCCCCTGGGGAACTCGCGGCCCAACCCCATCCTGGAGCCGGGCATCCAGAGCTGTTTGACCCACTTCAACCTCATCTCCCACGGCTTCGGCAGCCCGGCGGTGTGCGCCGCGGTCACGGCCCTGCAGAACTATCTCACCGAGGCCCTCAAGGCCATGGACAAAATGTACCTCAGCAACAACCCCAACAGCCACACGGACAACAGCGCCAAAAGCAGTGACAAAGAGGAGAAACACAGAAAGTGA